The Prunus persica cultivar Lovell chromosome G7, Prunus_persica_NCBIv2, whole genome shotgun sequence genome has a segment encoding these proteins:
- the LOC18769830 gene encoding transcription repressor OFP7 has translation MAKRFKFRISRVIPSFQSCRSKDPSTLPSNPVPSFLSRPPPLVNHVNFPATTPLPPPLPSKIHHHSSIKRHVLFCGIRSRPTLSDDDRTRSPPDHHHKFEWEREDKWHVVAKVYDINPRNKIYTSSASASSDVDDTVSPPPSSVSEQNKKTNQKRRVKNKKKKTTTSRIRISTSSFETGIFSSEGGGGLDEEETETLVSTRSSRSFSTDSSPPLPRRKKKKKRGSSAAKRSVSRRSSAEMETAAPARLSVFQRLIPCTVEGKVRESFAVVKKSEDPYEDFKRSMMEMILEKQMFDERELEQLLHCFLSLNSREHHGVIVEAFAEIWEALFCCASGSARSSSGARVSRAL, from the coding sequence ATGGCGAAACGTTTCAAGTTCCGAATCTCCCGAGTGATCCCCTCCTTCCAATCTTGCCGTTCAAAAGACCCCTCCACTCTCCCCTCAAATCCTGTCCCTTCATTTCTCTCCCGACCACCCCCCTTAGTCAACCACGTGAACTTCCCAGCCACCACCCCACTACCACCACCTCTACCGTCCAAAATCCATCACCACTCCTCCATCAAACGCCACGTGTTATTCTGTGGCATCAGATCCAGACCAACACTCTCCGACGACGACCGCACCAGATCGCCGCCTGACCATCATCATAAGTTCGAGTGGGAAAGAGAGGATAAGTGGCACGTGGTCGCCAAGGTCTACGACATTAACCCACGCAACAAAATCTACACTTCCTCCGCCTCCGCCTCCTCCGACGTAGACGACACCGTTTCGCCTCCTCCCTCCTCCGTCTCGGAGCAGAACAAGAAAACGAATCAAAAACGACgagtcaaaaacaaaaagaagaaaacaacgacAAGTCGCATCAGGATCAGCACGTCCTCCTTCGAAACCGGAATTTTCAGTAGCGAAGGCGGCGGCGGCTTGGACGAAGAAGAAACCGAAACCCTCGTCTCCACCAGATCTTCCAGAAGCTTCTCCACCGACTCATCCCCGCCACTTCCTCGccggaaaaagaaaaagaagcgtGGCAGCAGCGCCGCGAAACGCAGCGTCTCGAGAAGGTCATCGGCAGAGATGGAAACGGCGGCGCCAGCTAGGCTGTCGGTGTTTCAGAGGCTGATACCGTGCACGGTGGAGGGGAAGGTGAGGGAGAGTTTCGCGGTGGTGAAGAAGTCGGAGGATCCGTACGAGGACTTCAAGAGGTCGATGATGGAGATGATTTTGGAGAAGCAGATGTTCGACGAGAGAGAGTTGGAGCAGTTGCTCCATTGTTTCTTGTCTCTGAACTCGAGGGAGCACCATGGGGTCATCGTTGAAGCTTTCGCCGAGATTTGGGAGGCTCTGTTCTGTTGCGCTTCTGGTAGTGCAAGATCATCATCTGGAGCAAGAGTTTCTAGAGCTCTTTAA